Proteins encoded by one window of Pseudanabaenaceae cyanobacterium SKYG29:
- the pstB gene encoding phosphate ABC transporter ATP-binding protein PstB: MPELILKINNLSVSYKRSPILQDINLDIYEREIFGLIGASGSGKSTLLRCCNRLNDVIPGMKITGEVLYKGENIYAPYIDPVKVRREIGMVFQRPNPFPKSIYENIAFGLRVNGYKTNLDQKVEQALRQANLWEEVKDKLNQSSRILSGGQQQRLCIARAIALKPKIILMDEPCSALDPISTAKIEELLLELKQNYTIVIVTHNLQQARRITDRVAFINVEINDRGERVGKLVECNTTTEIFNNPRETATLNYVQGRMG; this comes from the coding sequence ATGCCAGAGTTGATCCTCAAAATTAACAATTTGAGTGTCAGTTACAAACGATCGCCCATTTTACAGGATATCAACCTTGATATTTATGAACGGGAAATTTTTGGTTTGATTGGTGCATCGGGGAGTGGGAAAAGTACATTATTGCGCTGTTGTAATCGCCTAAATGATGTCATTCCAGGCATGAAAATTACAGGGGAGGTACTCTATAAAGGGGAAAATATTTATGCTCCCTATATTGATCCTGTAAAAGTACGGCGGGAGATTGGCATGGTGTTTCAACGCCCTAATCCTTTCCCCAAGTCCATCTATGAGAATATTGCCTTTGGTCTACGGGTGAATGGCTACAAAACTAATTTAGACCAAAAGGTAGAACAGGCACTGCGTCAAGCTAATCTATGGGAGGAAGTAAAAGATAAACTCAATCAAAGCAGCAGGATTCTCTCAGGAGGACAGCAACAAAGACTCTGTATTGCCCGTGCTATAGCCCTCAAACCCAAAATTATTTTAATGGATGAACCCTGCTCTGCCCTTGACCCCATTTCTACAGCTAAGATTGAAGAATTGCTGCTAGAACTAAAGCAGAACTACACTATTGTTATCGTTACCCATAATCTACAGCAGGCGAGGAGAATTACCGATCGGGTAGCTTTTATCAATGTGGAGATTAACGATCGGGGAGAAAGGGTAGGGAAATTGGTAGAGTGCAATACAACAACAGAAATATTTAACAATCCCCGTGAGACTGCGACCCTAAATTATGTGCAGGGGCGTATGGGTTAA
- a CDS encoding glycosyltransferase family 2 protein, with product MEVVETGENLGFGAACNVGLELIYSRSPCATVWLINPDAYLASEDLAKVAIILPNLRSYPIVGTFIYDPQGELIFSGGKFNRCWGTITEETEGWGGEVRETDWVSGCSMIINLGHFQHCPQFDRSYFLYYEDFDFCRRYTPCYICASLRVIHEKSGVTSQLKEAKLSQEIYSYLLTLARHTSPLVLWYRLPRIAIVSLYQILVNQPQGQAKLKGVVAFLTHTPLHII from the coding sequence GTGGAAGTTGTAGAAACAGGTGAAAATTTAGGCTTTGGTGCGGCCTGTAATGTGGGGTTGGAATTAATCTATTCTCGATCGCCCTGTGCTACAGTGTGGCTGATTAACCCTGATGCTTATCTAGCTAGTGAGGACTTGGCTAAGGTGGCAATCATTTTGCCTAACTTACGGTCTTACCCGATCGTTGGTACTTTTATTTATGACCCCCAGGGAGAGCTAATTTTTAGTGGCGGGAAATTCAATCGCTGTTGGGGAACTATAACAGAAGAAACAGAAGGGTGGGGAGGGGAAGTTAGAGAGACAGATTGGGTAAGTGGCTGCAGTATGATCATTAACCTGGGTCATTTTCAGCACTGTCCTCAATTTGATCGGTCATACTTTTTATACTATGAGGATTTTGATTTTTGCCGTCGTTATACCCCCTGTTATATTTGTGCCTCTCTGAGAGTAATCCATGAAAAATCTGGGGTCACTAGTCAGTTAAAGGAAGCCAAACTAAGCCAAGAAATTTACAGCTATCTTCTCACCCTTGCTAGACACACATCCCCCCTAGTTCTGTGGTATCGTCTCCCACGGATTGCTATTGTTTCTCTTTATCAAATTCTGGTGAATCAACCCCAAGGTCAAGCTAAACTAAAGGGAGTCGTTGCCTTCTTAACCCATACGCCCCTGCACATAATTTAG
- a CDS encoding serine/threonine protein kinase yields the protein MSTAQSLIGNRYRLERSLGEGGMGQVFLAADTLFQHKLVALKLLKERMAENESIRRRFDQEIRVCAALANVNIVQVTDCGVTEEGYPYYVMEYLDGRSLSSILAEEGRLSPERAVNIAIQICNGLAAAHEGFEYQGKKVTIVHRDLKPENIFIVDSGMGELVKILDFGIAKICSEIQSTIIPQTQQGMFLGTAHYSSPEQIRVEPVGPTSDIYSLGVMLYEMLTGTDPFGLVAEGNTKMQAWLKAHLNRPPIPLRQQPDCEHISPALEAVVMRCLEKSPDRRFPSAVALAAALQTAIQDNVAPVTVPLPPTATIPWGWLIACLSVILVAITVVVWLLATPTKKDECTFESDPNCYCEKQQTQANPDPRCSAI from the coding sequence ATGAGTACTGCCCAAAGCCTGATTGGCAACCGCTACCGCCTAGAACGATCGTTGGGAGAAGGGGGGATGGGGCAGGTATTTCTAGCAGCGGACACATTATTTCAACACAAATTGGTGGCACTTAAGCTCCTCAAAGAACGCATGGCAGAAAATGAAAGCATTCGGCGACGCTTTGACCAAGAAATCCGAGTTTGTGCCGCCCTTGCCAACGTTAATATCGTACAAGTAACTGATTGCGGTGTAACAGAAGAAGGCTATCCCTACTACGTAATGGAGTATTTAGATGGCAGAAGTTTAAGCAGTATTTTAGCAGAGGAGGGGCGATTAAGTCCTGAACGAGCTGTCAACATTGCTATACAAATTTGTAATGGTTTAGCTGCTGCCCATGAGGGGTTTGAATATCAGGGGAAAAAAGTAACAATTGTGCATCGAGACCTCAAGCCCGAAAATATTTTTATTGTGGATAGTGGTATGGGGGAGTTGGTAAAGATACTAGATTTTGGTATTGCTAAAATTTGCAGCGAAATTCAGAGTACTATAATTCCCCAAACGCAGCAGGGTATGTTCTTAGGTACGGCACATTACTCTTCCCCGGAACAAATTAGAGTAGAACCTGTGGGACCCACTTCTGATATTTACAGTTTGGGGGTAATGCTCTATGAAATGCTTACTGGCACTGATCCCTTTGGTTTAGTGGCAGAAGGTAACACCAAGATGCAAGCTTGGTTAAAAGCTCACCTCAACCGTCCACCCATTCCTTTACGTCAACAACCTGATTGTGAACATATTTCTCCTGCTTTGGAGGCGGTAGTAATGCGCTGTTTGGAAAAATCCCCCGATCGGCGTTTCCCCTCGGCTGTGGCTTTAGCAGCGGCTCTACAAACTGCTATTCAAGATAATGTTGCTCCCGTAACTGTTCCGTTGCCGCCAACAGCTACTATACCCTGGGGTTGGCTAATAGCCTGTTTAAGTGTGATTTTAGTAGCGATTACTGTTGTTGTCTGGTTGTTAGCAACTCCCACTAAAAAGGACGAATGTACATTTGAAAGTGACCCCAATTGTTACTGTGAGAAACAACAAACACAAGCCAACCCTGACCCCAGATGCTCAGCAATTTAG
- a CDS encoding succinate dehydrogenase/fumarate reductase flavoprotein subunit: MQSYDVVVVGGGLAGSQVARMVAQAGRSVALLSKVHPLRSHSVAAQGGIAASLQNVDSQDDWLSHAYDTIKGSDYLADHDAVEILTKLAPAVIRDLEHLGVLFSRLGDGRIAQRAFGGHSYRRVCFAADKTGHAILHELFLSLWRLGVHIYDEWYVTQVIYEEGEVKGVVALRLETGELEVFAAKAIVMATGGYGRVFNTTSNDFSSTGDGLGLTWTCGLPLQDMEFVQFHPTGLYPAGVLISEAVRGEGAYLINDLGERFMANYPISAQAMELAPRDITSRCIAYEIAAGRGIGGGPYVHLDLRHLGAELICERLPFAREEGLRLAGVDCITHPLPVRPTVHYSMGGISTNTNGQVLDRFLTPVGGYFAVGECACVSVHGANRLGANSLLECVVFGKWVGEKVADYVQKRSFPSFSPDRYLSSVTAQLESILQTKGKTRIVELRKELQETTTHHCGIFRTENNLKAGLEKIRQIKARYQQDLHLDDRGKVFNLELQQALELGNLIKVAEAILSSALYRRESRGAHFREDFPDRDDVNFLHHSVVFAEGEAVGITQRPVNLSLQQIDPDRFAIKPRIY; encoded by the coding sequence GTGCAGTCCTACGATGTGGTAGTTGTGGGTGGCGGTTTGGCTGGTTCCCAGGTAGCCAGAATGGTGGCGCAAGCAGGACGATCGGTAGCCCTCCTTTCTAAAGTGCATCCTTTACGTTCCCATTCTGTTGCCGCCCAGGGGGGTATTGCCGCTAGTTTGCAGAATGTAGATAGCCAAGATGATTGGCTCAGCCATGCCTACGACACAATCAAGGGCTCAGACTACTTGGCAGACCACGACGCAGTAGAAATTTTAACCAAGCTTGCCCCTGCGGTCATACGGGATTTGGAACATTTGGGGGTGCTGTTTTCCCGCCTAGGGGATGGCAGGATAGCTCAAAGAGCTTTTGGGGGGCATTCCTATCGCCGTGTTTGTTTTGCTGCAGATAAGACAGGTCATGCGATTCTCCACGAACTGTTTCTCTCTTTGTGGCGGTTGGGTGTGCATATCTACGACGAATGGTATGTTACCCAGGTCATCTATGAGGAGGGAGAAGTAAAGGGAGTGGTTGCTCTCCGCCTGGAGACAGGGGAGTTAGAAGTGTTTGCTGCTAAAGCGATCGTGATGGCAACGGGGGGCTATGGACGGGTATTCAACACCACTTCTAATGATTTTTCCAGTACGGGAGATGGGCTGGGGTTGACTTGGACCTGTGGGCTGCCGCTACAGGACATGGAATTTGTGCAGTTCCATCCTACGGGGCTTTACCCGGCAGGGGTATTGATTTCGGAGGCAGTGCGGGGGGAAGGGGCTTATCTCATCAACGACTTGGGGGAAAGGTTTATGGCAAATTACCCCATCAGTGCCCAGGCAATGGAGTTAGCTCCTAGGGACATCACTTCCCGTTGTATTGCCTATGAAATTGCGGCAGGACGGGGAATTGGCGGTGGTCCTTACGTGCATTTGGATTTGCGCCATTTGGGGGCGGAGTTAATTTGTGAACGGTTGCCGTTTGCTAGGGAAGAGGGTCTACGCTTGGCGGGGGTTGATTGCATTACTCATCCTTTGCCAGTGCGTCCCACAGTGCATTACTCCATGGGGGGCATCTCCACCAATACCAACGGGCAAGTCCTCGATCGTTTTCTTACTCCTGTAGGGGGCTATTTTGCGGTGGGGGAATGTGCTTGTGTCTCGGTGCATGGGGCAAATCGTCTGGGGGCTAATTCCCTGCTGGAATGTGTGGTATTTGGCAAGTGGGTGGGGGAAAAAGTAGCAGATTACGTGCAAAAACGTTCTTTTCCTTCCTTCTCCCCCGATCGTTATCTCTCTTCTGTCACAGCCCAATTAGAAAGCATCTTGCAGACCAAAGGGAAAACCAGAATTGTGGAACTGCGCAAGGAACTGCAGGAGACAACAACTCATCACTGTGGTATTTTTCGCACAGAAAACAATTTGAAGGCGGGGCTAGAGAAGATTAGGCAGATAAAAGCGCGCTATCAACAGGATTTGCATTTAGACGATCGGGGCAAGGTCTTCAATTTGGAATTGCAACAGGCATTGGAGTTGGGGAATTTAATTAAGGTGGCAGAAGCAATCCTAAGCAGTGCTTTGTATCGGCGGGAGAGTCGGGGGGCGCATTTCCGCGAAGATTTCCCCGATCGGGATGACGTTAATTTCCTGCACCATTCTGTAGTGTTTGCCGAGGGGGAGGCAGTGGGAATAACACAACGTCCTGTGAACTTGAGTCTGCAGCAGATTGACCCCGATCGTTTTGCTATCAAACCCCGTATTTACTAA